In the Dehalococcoidales bacterium genome, CCGAGAGTAAAACCTTCCTCCGTTCATTCATAGAGAAGATCGTCATAGACGGAAGCGAAGCCGTGATACACTACAACCTGCCAGTACCACCGGACGGGAAGAAGAAAGAACAAATAGGAGTTCTGCCTATTGTCACCCCTGGTGGAGCTGAGGGGATTCGAACCCCTTACCTATTGAATGCCATTCAATCGCTCTCCCAATTGAGCTACAGCCCCATGACTATATTCTACAACTTATGGGTGTGGTTTTACCACCCCTACGCCGGTGCTTCCGCTGCCTTTGATGTAAAAGTCAGCTCGTCCCCTTCCACATCGACCACCACGGTATCGCCCTCGTTGAACTCACCCCTGAGAACCTGAGTTGACAGCGGGTTCTCCACGTAGCGCTCAATAGCCCGTCTCAGTGGCCGGGCGCCGAACTGCGGGTCGTAGCCTGCCTTTGCCAGCCAGGACCTGGCTTCCTCGGTCAGCTCAATGCTGAGCTTGCGCTCCAGCAACCGCCCCTGCAGGTCCTTGATCATCAGCTCCACGATTTGCCTCAGTTGTTCCTCGGTTAGCTCATGGAAGACAATAGTCTCGTCCAGTCGATTGAGAAACTCGGGGCGGAAGGTTTTTTTGACTTCGGCCATAACCTTCCCTTTCATCTCCTCGTAGCCTCGCTTCTGAGCGCCGGAATCACCCTTTCTCGTTGCGGCAAAACCGATGGCACTCTCCCGCCGGATAAGCTCCACGCCAGCGTTGCTGGTCATGATTATCACGGTATTCTTGAAATCCACCGTCCGCCCGTGGCCGTCCGTCATGCGGCCGTCGTCGAGGACCTGGAGCAGGGTATTGAACACCTCGGGGTGTGCCTTCTCAATCTCGTCGAGCAGGATGACCCGGTAGGGCCGACGCCTCACCGCCTCGGTAAGTTGCCCTCCCTCCTCGAAGCCAATGTATCCGGGTGGAGCACCGATGAGGCGTGATACGGTGTGCCTCTCCTGGTACTCGGACATATCCAGGCGCACCATGGCATTCTCATCGTCGAACAGGAATTGGGCCAGGGCGCGTGCCAACTCCGTCTTACCGACACCCGTCGGGCCGAGGAATATGAAGCTCCCGATGGGCCGTCTGGGGTCCTTCAGCCCGGCCCGACTCCGGCGAATGGCCTCGGAGATGGCTACGACCGCCTCCTCCTGGTTCACCAGCCTCTCGTGGATACGCTCCTCCATGAAGAGCAGCTTCTCCGCCTCACCCTCGAGCATCTGGGATATTGGAATACCCGTCCAGATGGATATCAGGCTGGCGATATCGTTCTCATCGACCACCTCACTGATTTTCTCCTTTTGCAGCCATTCGCTTTTAGCCCCGTCGTACTCCTCCTCAAGCTGGAGCCGCTCTACCTTGAGCTGGGCAGCGGTCTCGTAGTCCTCTCGCTGCGTGGCCGCTTCCTCCTCATTGGTCAACTGCTTGAGGCGCTGTTCAAGTGACTTTACCTCAGGCGGGGCACTCTCGGTATCAATGCGCAGCTTGCTGGCTGCCTCGTCAATCAGGTCAATCGCCTTGTCCGGCAAGTATCTATCCGAAACGTAGCGCTGGCTGAGACGGGCGGCCGCTTCCAGTGCAGCATCGCTGATTTTTATTTTGTGGTGAGCTTCATACCGCGGGCGCAGTCCGTGCAGCATCTCGATAGTGGCCTCAACAGTGGGCTCACCAAGGAAGACAGGCTGGAGGCGCCGTTCCAGGGCTTTGTCCTTCTCAATGAATTTGCGATACTCATCAAGCGTGGTGGCACCGATACACTGCAACTCACCGTGCGCCAGCGCCGGTTTCAGCATGTTGCTGGCATCTATCGCTCCCTCGGCCGCGCCGGCACCAACCACGGTGTGTATCTCATCGATAAACAGTATTATCTCGCCTTCCCCCTGCCGGACCTCATCCATCACCGCCTTGAGCCGCTCCTCAAACTCACCGCGGAACTTGGTGCCCGCGACTAAAGCCCCCATGTCCAGGGCAACTACCTTACGGCCCTTGAGAGAGTTCGGCACATCATCCGCGGCAATCTTCTGGGCCAGCCCCTCGGCAATCGCGGTCTTGCCTACTCCCGCCTCACCGACAATCACCGGGTTGTTCTTGGTGCGTCGTGTGAGCACCTGCATCACGCGCTTTATCTCATCCTCACGACCGACTACCGGGTCGAGCTTACCCTGACGCGCCAGCTCGGTGAGGTCACGACCGTACTTCTCCAGTGAGCGGTACTTGCTCTCCGCCCGGGCGTCGGTTACTCGGTGACCACCGCGCAGCTTCTGAAGGGCTGAATATACCTTTTCCTGGTTAACACCAGACCGGCCAAGAATACCGGCTGCTTCACCCTTTTCTTCACCAGCTATGGCAATCAGTAGATGCTCGGTACCGATGAACTCGTCCTGAAGCCTTCTCGACTCGGCATCAGCCGCCGAAAAAAGCGCCGCTATTCGTGGTGTTGCGTATATCTGCCCAACCTCGTAGGTAATCTTGGGTATCTTCTCCAGTGTCGCTTCGGCCTCGCGCTGCACCGCCTCTACGTTTACGCCCAGGTCCCGGAGTATATCACCTACCAGACCCCTCTCCTGCCGAAGTAAAGTCAGGAATATGTGTTCCACATCCCACTGGTTATGACGGAATTGCCCGACAAGCTGTTGCGAACTGGTAATCGCATCCCACGCCTGCTCAGTAAATCTCTCC is a window encoding:
- a CDS encoding AAA family ATPase; its protein translation is MMRQERFTEQAWDAITSSQQLVGQFRHNQWDVEHIFLTLLRQERGLVGDILRDLGVNVEAVQREAEATLEKIPKITYEVGQIYATPRIAALFSAADAESRRLQDEFIGTEHLLIAIAGEEKGEAAGILGRSGVNQEKVYSALQKLRGGHRVTDARAESKYRSLEKYGRDLTELARQGKLDPVVGREDEIKRVMQVLTRRTKNNPVIVGEAGVGKTAIAEGLAQKIAADDVPNSLKGRKVVALDMGALVAGTKFRGEFEERLKAVMDEVRQGEGEIILFIDEIHTVVGAGAAEGAIDASNMLKPALAHGELQCIGATTLDEYRKFIEKDKALERRLQPVFLGEPTVEATIEMLHGLRPRYEAHHKIKISDAALEAAARLSQRYVSDRYLPDKAIDLIDEAASKLRIDTESAPPEVKSLEQRLKQLTNEEEAATQREDYETAAQLKVERLQLEEEYDGAKSEWLQKEKISEVVDENDIASLISIWTGIPISQMLEGEAEKLLFMEERIHERLVNQEEAVVAISEAIRRSRAGLKDPRRPIGSFIFLGPTGVGKTELARALAQFLFDDENAMVRLDMSEYQERHTVSRLIGAPPGYIGFEEGGQLTEAVRRRPYRVILLDEIEKAHPEVFNTLLQVLDDGRMTDGHGRTVDFKNTVIIMTSNAGVELIRRESAIGFAATRKGDSGAQKRGYEEMKGKVMAEVKKTFRPEFLNRLDETIVFHELTEEQLRQIVELMIKDLQGRLLERKLSIELTEEARSWLAKAGYDPQFGARPLRRAIERYVENPLSTQVLRGEFNEGDTVVVDVEGDELTFTSKAAEAPA